A section of the Cololabis saira isolate AMF1-May2022 chromosome 16, fColSai1.1, whole genome shotgun sequence genome encodes:
- the cldn23l gene encoding claudin-23: MHTPASMVMGIVFSPLGLVLVFTAAITPQWREGQARLNMAGTGSLFRLGAKGHGMGPRTGSVEALLLLRSDGLWESCLQVEHSELKQCWPVAGSYQKDPRVRLAQGLVLTSLFLCGLGIVLACIGVRCWTDLPLRGVAASGGLLVVIAGLLSLTALGVYTHNLRRLGMDPSHGISNPRFPQLSLHPAGSLYFGWLGSCLQVLGGSALMFSFKQPRCPTCPSRPEQTVCPAFRSCPEITSKTDMDVYEVSC, encoded by the coding sequence ATGCACACTCCAGCGTCCATGGTGATGGGcattgttttttctcctttggGACTGGTCCTCGTCTTCACGGCTGCTATCACCCCTCAGTGGAGAGAGGGACAAGCTCGCCTGAACATGGCAGGGACGGGCTCTCTTTTTCGACTTGGAGCAAAAGGCCATGGGATGGGTCCCAGGACCGGGTCAGTGGAGGCTCTGCTCTTACTGCGCTCTGATGGCTTGTGGGAGAGCTGCCTGCAGGTGGAACACTCTGAGCTGAAGCAGTGCTGGCCTGTAGCTGGTTCGTACCAGAAAGATCCCCGGGTTCGTCTGGCACAAGGCTTAGTGCTCACCTCCTTGTTCCTGTGCGGCCTTGGCATTGTGCTGGCTTGTATCGGGGTCCGATGCTGGACAGATCTGCCTTTGAGAGGCGTTGCAGCCTCCGGAGGACTCCTGGTGGTAATCGCTGGCCTGCTGAGCCTGACTGCATTAGGGGTGTACACCCACAACCTCAGAAGACTTGGGATGGATCCAAGCCATGGGATCAGTAACCCCAGGTTTCCCCAGCTCAGCTTGCATCCAGCTGGCTCTCTTTACTTTGGCTGGTTGGGTTCATGTCTGCAGGTTCTGGGGGGCAGTGCATTGATGTTCAGCTTCAAACAGCCAAGATGCCCAACATGCCCATCACGTCCAGAACAAACTGTCTGCCCTGCCTTTCGCTCCTGTCCAGAAATTACCAGCAAGACCGACATGGATGTCTACGAAGTCAGCTGTTAG